A genomic region of Megalobrama amblycephala isolate DHTTF-2021 linkage group LG6, ASM1881202v1, whole genome shotgun sequence contains the following coding sequences:
- the LOC125269679 gene encoding uncharacterized protein LOC125269679 isoform X3, which yields MYLIVEFEGEGTTGPVAKSWYADGYSWWPPYKDIDRLLKSVKIMETPQPEKGWTRHKTRILHESASFHNVANNWKKASYTSDINSEPEIAGKRIPKKKLCSNHIYSSDDEAPEQPPLKKRKSADKESLPPAPKPPSIPKRTKKKGPVVQPQVLQSRAVNSLSNSFVNQQQCDMEDQQQTWCESLPSFQAPVRVSQPDHHGDGWSVDPPNTQEHTFSVMRPSGDHLGRTQTTVGISQADHHGAGWSVHPPNTQEHTFSVLRPSGEHQGRTQTTVGIPQPDHHGAGWSVDPPNTQEHTFSVLRPSGDCDHQGRTQTTVGISQADHHGAGYGVDPPNTQEHTFSVLRPSGDHQGREQSTSGVRQENPVLRLVPNQCTSVERAILETLEKMDMKINHLTSLVQSLVGNRRFLPPVAVQNDEEDGIFPLASTEDLDRLEQSLSDRGFMQRMVNRLSISGGPTMKKTVWRICTKVFSTNVARQLNWCGRGDKRGIRRTNVGSLLTASAMRNPVLPSPTEAEAEKYIKDFLRLAPGRDSWRRDSLCSNNTTTMIISRDNLQVDCTGPGSRDHSSCRPYSSSVYWVCLIILLSWM from the exons atgtacctAATAGTGGAGTTTGAGGGAGAAGGGACGACTGGACCAGTTGCCAAGTCCTGGTATGCTGACGGATACTCTTGGTGGCCACCATATAAAGACATTGACAGGCTGTTAAAGAGTGTTAAAATCATGGAGACACCACAGCCAGAGAAGGGGTGGACCCGGCATAAAACAAGAATCCTGCACGAGTCAG catcttttcACAATGTAGCCAACAACTGGAAGAAGGCCAGTTATACATCCGACATAAATTCAGAACCTGAAATTGCTGGAAAAAGGATTCCAAA AAAGAAACTGTGCTCCAACCACATCTACTCATCGGATGATGAGGCACCAGAACAACCAcctcttaaaaaaagaaaaagtgcagaCAAAGAAAGTCTTCCACCAGCACCAAAGCCTCCTTCAATTCCAAAACGCACAAAGAAAAAAG GTCCTGTTGTGCAACCTCAGGTTTTGCAGAGCAGAGCTGTAAACTCTTTAAGCAACT CATTTGTCAATCAGCAACAATGTGATATGGAAGACCAACAGCAGACCTGGTGTGAGAGTCTCCCCAGCTTTCAAG CTCCAGTGCGTGTTTCTCAGCCAGACCATCACGGAGACGGTTGGAGTGTTGATCCACCTAACACACAAG AGCACACCTTTTCTGTCATGAGACCCTCAGGGGACCACCTTGGACGAACGCAGA CGACTGTGGGCATCTCTCAGGCAGACCATCACGGAGCCGGCTGGAGTGTTCATCCACCTAACACACAAG AGCACACCTTTTCTGTCCTGAGACCCTCAGGTGAGCACCAAGGAAGAACACAGA CGACTGTGGGCATCCCTCAGCCAGACCATCACGGAGCCGGCTGGAGTGTTGATCCACCTAACACACAAG AGCACACCTTTTCTGTCCTGAGACCCTCAGGTGATTGTGACCACCAAGGAAGAACACAGa CGACTGTGGGCATCTCTCAGGCAGACCATCACGGAGCCGGCTATGGTGTTGATCCACCTAACACACAAG AGCACACCTTTTCTGTCCTGAGACCCTCAGGTGACCACCAAGGAAGAGAACAGA GTACTTCTGGTGTGAGACAGGAAAATCCAGTCTTGCGTCTGGTTCCAAATCAATGTACAT CTGTAGAAAGGGCCATTCTAGAAACACTAGAGAAAATGGACATGAAGATCAACCACCTGACTTCACTGGTCCAGTCTCTAGTGGGAAACAGGCGCTTTTTACCCCCAGTGGCAGTGCAAAATGATGAGGAAGATGGAATCTTTCCTCTAGCATCCACTGAGGATCTAGACCGGCTGGAGCAAAGTCTGTCAGACAGAGGATTTATGCAGAGAATG GTGAACAGATTATCCATCAGCGGCGGGCCAACAATGAAAAAGACCGTCTGGAGAATCTGCACAAAGGTCTTCAGCACCAACGTCGCCCGCCAACTGAACTGGTGTGGGAGAGGTGACAAGCGGGGGATAAGGAGGACAAACGTCGGGTCACTGTTAACCG CTTCAGCCATGAGGAATCCCGTCCTGCCGTCACCAACAGAAGCAGAGGcggaaaaatatataaaagatttCCTCCGCTTGGCTCCAGGGAGGGA cagctGGAGGAGAGACAGCCTGTGCAGCAACAACACGACAACAATGATTATAAGCAGGG ATAATCTCCAGGTGGACTGCACGGGTCCAGGATCAAGAGATCATTCATCATGCAGACCATATTCCAGCAGCGTATACTGG GTCTGCTTGATCATTTTGTTGTCCTGGATGTGA
- the LOC125269679 gene encoding uncharacterized protein LOC125269679 isoform X1, translated as MYLIVEFEGEGTTGPVAKSWYADGYSWWPPYKDIDRLLKSVKIMETPQPEKGWTRHKTRILHESASFHNVANNWKKASYTSDINSEPEIAGKRIPKKKLCSNHIYSSDDEAPEQPPLKKRKSADKESLPPAPKPPSIPKRTKKKGPVVQPQVLQSRAVNSLSNSFVNQQQCDMEDQQQTWCESLPSFQAPVRVSQPDHHGDGWSVDPPNTQEHTFSVMRPSGDHLGRTQTTVGISQADHHGAGWSVHPPNTQEHTFSVLRPSGEHQGRTQTTVGIPQPDHHGAGWSVDPPNTQEHTFSVLRPSGDCDHQGRTQTTVGISQADHHGAGYGVDPPNTQEHTFSVLRPSGDHQGREQSTSGVRQENPVLRLVPNQCTSVERAILETLEKMDMKINHLTSLVQSLVGNRRFLPPVAVQNDEEDGIFPLASTEDLDRLEQSLSDRGFMQRMVNRLSISGGPTMKKTVWRICTKVFSTNVARQLNWCGRGDKRGIRRTNVGSLLTASAMRNPVLPSPTEAEAEKYIKDFLRLAPGRDSWRRDSLCSNNTTTMIISRDNLQVDCTGPGSRDHSSCRPYSSSVYWVNNYASFFQYHLGKTKWI; from the exons atgtacctAATAGTGGAGTTTGAGGGAGAAGGGACGACTGGACCAGTTGCCAAGTCCTGGTATGCTGACGGATACTCTTGGTGGCCACCATATAAAGACATTGACAGGCTGTTAAAGAGTGTTAAAATCATGGAGACACCACAGCCAGAGAAGGGGTGGACCCGGCATAAAACAAGAATCCTGCACGAGTCAG catcttttcACAATGTAGCCAACAACTGGAAGAAGGCCAGTTATACATCCGACATAAATTCAGAACCTGAAATTGCTGGAAAAAGGATTCCAAA AAAGAAACTGTGCTCCAACCACATCTACTCATCGGATGATGAGGCACCAGAACAACCAcctcttaaaaaaagaaaaagtgcagaCAAAGAAAGTCTTCCACCAGCACCAAAGCCTCCTTCAATTCCAAAACGCACAAAGAAAAAAG GTCCTGTTGTGCAACCTCAGGTTTTGCAGAGCAGAGCTGTAAACTCTTTAAGCAACT CATTTGTCAATCAGCAACAATGTGATATGGAAGACCAACAGCAGACCTGGTGTGAGAGTCTCCCCAGCTTTCAAG CTCCAGTGCGTGTTTCTCAGCCAGACCATCACGGAGACGGTTGGAGTGTTGATCCACCTAACACACAAG AGCACACCTTTTCTGTCATGAGACCCTCAGGGGACCACCTTGGACGAACGCAGA CGACTGTGGGCATCTCTCAGGCAGACCATCACGGAGCCGGCTGGAGTGTTCATCCACCTAACACACAAG AGCACACCTTTTCTGTCCTGAGACCCTCAGGTGAGCACCAAGGAAGAACACAGA CGACTGTGGGCATCCCTCAGCCAGACCATCACGGAGCCGGCTGGAGTGTTGATCCACCTAACACACAAG AGCACACCTTTTCTGTCCTGAGACCCTCAGGTGATTGTGACCACCAAGGAAGAACACAGa CGACTGTGGGCATCTCTCAGGCAGACCATCACGGAGCCGGCTATGGTGTTGATCCACCTAACACACAAG AGCACACCTTTTCTGTCCTGAGACCCTCAGGTGACCACCAAGGAAGAGAACAGA GTACTTCTGGTGTGAGACAGGAAAATCCAGTCTTGCGTCTGGTTCCAAATCAATGTACAT CTGTAGAAAGGGCCATTCTAGAAACACTAGAGAAAATGGACATGAAGATCAACCACCTGACTTCACTGGTCCAGTCTCTAGTGGGAAACAGGCGCTTTTTACCCCCAGTGGCAGTGCAAAATGATGAGGAAGATGGAATCTTTCCTCTAGCATCCACTGAGGATCTAGACCGGCTGGAGCAAAGTCTGTCAGACAGAGGATTTATGCAGAGAATG GTGAACAGATTATCCATCAGCGGCGGGCCAACAATGAAAAAGACCGTCTGGAGAATCTGCACAAAGGTCTTCAGCACCAACGTCGCCCGCCAACTGAACTGGTGTGGGAGAGGTGACAAGCGGGGGATAAGGAGGACAAACGTCGGGTCACTGTTAACCG CTTCAGCCATGAGGAATCCCGTCCTGCCGTCACCAACAGAAGCAGAGGcggaaaaatatataaaagatttCCTCCGCTTGGCTCCAGGGAGGGA cagctGGAGGAGAGACAGCCTGTGCAGCAACAACACGACAACAATGATTATAAGCAGGG ATAATCTCCAGGTGGACTGCACGGGTCCAGGATCAAGAGATCATTCATCATGCAGACCATATTCCAGCAGCGTATACTGGGTGAACAACTATGCCTCATTTTTCCAATATCACTTAGGTAAGACTAAATGGATttaa
- the LOC125269679 gene encoding uncharacterized protein LOC125269679 isoform X2 — MYLIVEFEGEGTTGPVAKSWYADGYSWWPPYKDIDRLLKSVKIMETPQPEKGWTRHKTRILHESASFHNVANNWKKASYTSDINSEPEIAGKRIPKKKLCSNHIYSSDDEAPEQPPLKKRKSADKESLPPAPKPPSIPKRTKKKGPVVQPQVLQSRAVNSLSNSFVNQQQCDMEDQQQTWCESLPSFQAPVRVSQPDHHGDGWSVDPPNTQEHTFSVMRPSGDHLGRTQTTVGISQADHHGAGWSVHPPNTQEHTFSVLRPSGEHQGRTQTTVGIPQPDHHGAGWSVDPPNTQEHTFSVLRPSGDCDHQGRTQTTVGISQADHHGAGYGVDPPNTQEHTFSVLRPSGDHQGREQSTSGVRQENPVLRLVPNQCTSVERAILETLEKMDMKINHLTSLVQSLVGNRRFLPPVAVQNDEEDGIFPLASTEDLDRLEQSLSDRGFMQRMVNRLSISGGPTMKKTVWRICTKVFSTNVARQLNWCGRGDKRGIRRTNVGSLLTASAMRNPVLPSPTEAEAEKYIKDFLRLAPGRDSWRRDSLCSNNTTTMIISRDNLQVDCTGPGSRDHSSCRPYSSSVYWVNNYASFFQYHLAARGG, encoded by the exons atgtacctAATAGTGGAGTTTGAGGGAGAAGGGACGACTGGACCAGTTGCCAAGTCCTGGTATGCTGACGGATACTCTTGGTGGCCACCATATAAAGACATTGACAGGCTGTTAAAGAGTGTTAAAATCATGGAGACACCACAGCCAGAGAAGGGGTGGACCCGGCATAAAACAAGAATCCTGCACGAGTCAG catcttttcACAATGTAGCCAACAACTGGAAGAAGGCCAGTTATACATCCGACATAAATTCAGAACCTGAAATTGCTGGAAAAAGGATTCCAAA AAAGAAACTGTGCTCCAACCACATCTACTCATCGGATGATGAGGCACCAGAACAACCAcctcttaaaaaaagaaaaagtgcagaCAAAGAAAGTCTTCCACCAGCACCAAAGCCTCCTTCAATTCCAAAACGCACAAAGAAAAAAG GTCCTGTTGTGCAACCTCAGGTTTTGCAGAGCAGAGCTGTAAACTCTTTAAGCAACT CATTTGTCAATCAGCAACAATGTGATATGGAAGACCAACAGCAGACCTGGTGTGAGAGTCTCCCCAGCTTTCAAG CTCCAGTGCGTGTTTCTCAGCCAGACCATCACGGAGACGGTTGGAGTGTTGATCCACCTAACACACAAG AGCACACCTTTTCTGTCATGAGACCCTCAGGGGACCACCTTGGACGAACGCAGA CGACTGTGGGCATCTCTCAGGCAGACCATCACGGAGCCGGCTGGAGTGTTCATCCACCTAACACACAAG AGCACACCTTTTCTGTCCTGAGACCCTCAGGTGAGCACCAAGGAAGAACACAGA CGACTGTGGGCATCCCTCAGCCAGACCATCACGGAGCCGGCTGGAGTGTTGATCCACCTAACACACAAG AGCACACCTTTTCTGTCCTGAGACCCTCAGGTGATTGTGACCACCAAGGAAGAACACAGa CGACTGTGGGCATCTCTCAGGCAGACCATCACGGAGCCGGCTATGGTGTTGATCCACCTAACACACAAG AGCACACCTTTTCTGTCCTGAGACCCTCAGGTGACCACCAAGGAAGAGAACAGA GTACTTCTGGTGTGAGACAGGAAAATCCAGTCTTGCGTCTGGTTCCAAATCAATGTACAT CTGTAGAAAGGGCCATTCTAGAAACACTAGAGAAAATGGACATGAAGATCAACCACCTGACTTCACTGGTCCAGTCTCTAGTGGGAAACAGGCGCTTTTTACCCCCAGTGGCAGTGCAAAATGATGAGGAAGATGGAATCTTTCCTCTAGCATCCACTGAGGATCTAGACCGGCTGGAGCAAAGTCTGTCAGACAGAGGATTTATGCAGAGAATG GTGAACAGATTATCCATCAGCGGCGGGCCAACAATGAAAAAGACCGTCTGGAGAATCTGCACAAAGGTCTTCAGCACCAACGTCGCCCGCCAACTGAACTGGTGTGGGAGAGGTGACAAGCGGGGGATAAGGAGGACAAACGTCGGGTCACTGTTAACCG CTTCAGCCATGAGGAATCCCGTCCTGCCGTCACCAACAGAAGCAGAGGcggaaaaatatataaaagatttCCTCCGCTTGGCTCCAGGGAGGGA cagctGGAGGAGAGACAGCCTGTGCAGCAACAACACGACAACAATGATTATAAGCAGGG ATAATCTCCAGGTGGACTGCACGGGTCCAGGATCAAGAGATCATTCATCATGCAGACCATATTCCAGCAGCGTATACTGGGTGAACAACTATGCCTCATTTTTCCAATATCACTTAG